A section of the Chryseobacterium scophthalmum genome encodes:
- a CDS encoding response regulator transcription factor: protein MKILVVEDEKELLKSIHDSLIQEQFLIETAENYHSASEKIALYTYDCILLDIMLPGGNGLQLLQQLKDMGKSENVIIISAKDSLDDKLTGLELGADDYLTKPFHNAELNARIKAVLRRKNQEGKNSIEIANIELDLTERTFIVDGENITLNRKEFDILHFFLLNKKRLVTKTALAEHVWGDHIDQADNFDFIYYQIKNLRKKLQQSNAEIEIEAVYGIGYKLIEK, encoded by the coding sequence ATGAAAATCCTTGTTGTAGAAGACGAAAAAGAACTTTTAAAATCAATTCATGATTCTTTGATTCAGGAGCAGTTTCTTATTGAGACCGCAGAAAATTATCATTCGGCGAGCGAAAAAATTGCTTTGTACACTTACGATTGTATTCTGCTCGATATTATGCTTCCGGGCGGAAATGGTCTGCAACTTCTTCAACAGCTTAAAGACATGGGAAAATCGGAAAATGTCATCATTATTTCTGCAAAAGATTCTCTCGATGATAAACTGACAGGATTGGAACTCGGAGCCGATGATTATTTAACCAAACCTTTTCATAATGCCGAACTCAACGCCAGAATAAAAGCAGTTCTTCGAAGAAAAAATCAGGAAGGTAAAAACAGTATTGAGATAGCCAATATTGAACTGGATCTTACCGAAAGAACTTTTATTGTTGATGGAGAAAATATTACCCTTAACCGAAAAGAGTTTGATATTCTTCATTTCTTTCTGCTTAATAAAAAACGTTTGGTAACCAAAACAGCTTTGGCAGAACATGTTTGGGGAGATCACATCGATCAGGCAGATAATTTTGATTTTATTTATTATCAGATTAAAAATTTAAGAAAAAAACTACAGCAATCGAATGCCGAAATTGAGATTGAGGCAGTCTACGGAATCGGTTACAAATTAATAGAAAAATGA
- a CDS encoding DUF4861 family protein, with the protein MFMYKKGIIGSSCAIVCIAANFVNAQTSIQVKNTQDFARNEIVSLSTGQLKTFLGKNKAEDLRIKDTQNNYLTIQWIDNDGDGKNDEVLFQAKVDAKKTNSYTIVTDSKTTVPESKLTTYSRLVPERVDDYTWENDKIAFRVYGPKGQAEALAGVKGSTLSSGVDIWFKRTEKSVINEWYKGYLTDPMYYHKDTRGEGYDPYHVGDSRGTGGIGIWKDEKLQVSKNFTSSKTIAEGPLRTVFELTYAPWSEFGVKETKRISLDLGSNFSKFESTFETEKQVPNYTIGITLHKNEGESKLNDREGYYLHWEKIDDAFVGEGIVVNPKIVEKSVAFKSEIPDQSNLLVVTKPQDKLTYYAGFAWQKSGQIQTQKDWENILQKQSKIVANPLLITVK; encoded by the coding sequence ATGTTTATGTATAAAAAAGGAATAATCGGATCAAGTTGTGCAATCGTTTGCATTGCTGCGAATTTTGTGAATGCACAAACTTCAATTCAGGTTAAAAATACTCAGGATTTTGCTCGAAATGAAATTGTTTCTCTTTCAACTGGTCAGCTGAAAACGTTTTTAGGGAAAAATAAAGCTGAAGATTTAAGAATTAAAGATACTCAAAATAATTATCTGACCATTCAGTGGATTGATAATGATGGAGACGGCAAAAACGATGAGGTTCTTTTTCAGGCAAAAGTAGATGCAAAAAAGACAAATTCCTACACGATAGTTACTGATTCTAAAACGACAGTTCCTGAAAGTAAATTAACCACTTATTCAAGATTGGTTCCTGAAAGAGTTGACGATTACACCTGGGAAAACGATAAAATTGCATTCAGAGTTTACGGCCCGAAAGGTCAGGCTGAAGCTTTAGCAGGAGTAAAAGGAAGTACACTTTCAAGCGGAGTTGATATTTGGTTTAAAAGAACCGAAAAATCAGTCATCAACGAATGGTACAAAGGTTATCTTACAGATCCTATGTATTATCACAAAGATACGAGAGGTGAAGGTTACGATCCTTATCATGTCGGAGACAGCCGTGGAACTGGAGGAATCGGAATCTGGAAAGATGAAAAACTGCAGGTTTCAAAAAACTTTACAAGCTCTAAAACCATTGCAGAAGGTCCGTTGAGAACAGTTTTCGAATTGACTTATGCACCGTGGAGCGAGTTTGGTGTGAAAGAAACCAAAAGGATTTCTCTTGATTTAGGTTCTAATTTTTCTAAGTTTGAATCTACTTTTGAAACAGAAAAACAAGTTCCAAATTACACAATTGGAATTACATTACATAAAAATGAAGGTGAATCTAAGCTGAATGACAGAGAAGGATATTATCTTCACTGGGAAAAAATAGATGATGCTTTTGTTGGCGAAGGAATTGTAGTAAATCCTAAAATTGTAGAAAAATCTGTAGCTTTTAAATCTGAAATTCCAGATCAGAGTAATCTTTTAGTAGTAACAAAACCTCAAGATAAACTAACGTATTATGCAGGTTTTGCGTGGCAAAAAAGCGGACAGATTCAAACTCAGAAAGATTGGGAAAACATTTTGCAGAAGCAGTCTAAAATAGTTGCCAACCCATTACTAATTACTGTTAAATAA